A region from the Gossypium hirsutum isolate 1008001.06 chromosome A08, Gossypium_hirsutum_v2.1, whole genome shotgun sequence genome encodes:
- the LOC107933529 gene encoding NDR1/HIN1-like protein 6, which produces MSDALFPSALHKPPGYNDPNSPAGFKPLPQKPVLPPSFRPKKKKGRVCCCCFCISFSILIALIIIFAAVFYFSVNPKLPRFHVQSFQIPRFNVTETPDGTYLDATTMTVMEVRNPNGKMTYYYGDTAVDISVGEGEDETEVGTAKVPKFTSRKQYTTSLKVETTASNKQVDKTLANRLLSGYKSKSLAVNVAARTKVGVGVAGLKTGMLGITVKCKGITMKQLDGDDMPNCLIHTLRWIKVR; this is translated from the exons ATGTCCGACGCTCTATTTCCATCGGCCCTCCACAAGCCACCTGGATACAATGACCCTAACTCGCCCGCTGGGTTTAAACCGTTGCCGCAAAAGCCGGTTCTTCCGCCATCTTTCCGGCCCAAGAAAAAGAAGGGCCGTGTTTGTTGCTGCTGTTTTTGCATCTCTTTCTCCATCTTGATTGCCCTGATCATCATCTTCGCCGCCGTTTTCTACTTTTCGGTCAACCCCAAATTACCACGTTTCCACGTCCAGTCATTCCAAATCCCCCGCTTCAACGTCACAGAAACACCCGACGGTACCTACCTCGATGCCACGACGATGACGGTAATGGAAGTGAGGAATCCCAACGGGAAGATGACGTATTATTACGGCGATACGGCGGTCGACATCAGCGTCGGGGAAGGCGAGGACGAGACTGAGGTCGGGACGGCGAAGGTGCCCAAGTTCACGTCGAGGAAACAATACACGACTAGCTTGAAAGTGGAGACGACGGCAAGCAACAAGCAGGTGGATAAAACGTTGGCGAATAGGCTTCTGAGTGGGTACAAATCGAAGAGTTTGGCGGTGAACGTGGCAGCTCGAACGAAAGTTGGAGTGGGTGTGGCGGGGTTGAAGACTGGCATGTTGGGGATTACCGTTAAGTGTAAAGGAATCACCATGAAACAGCTCGACGGTGATGATATGCCTAACTGCCTCATCCACACCTTAAGATG GATCAAAGTTCGTTGA
- the LOC107933527 gene encoding common plant regulatory factor 1 isoform X1, whose translation MGNNDEGKSKSDKSSSPVPTDQANIHVYPDWAAMQAYYGPRVTMPPYYNSAVASGHAPPPYMWGPPQPMMPPYGAPYAAIYSHGGVYAHPAVPITAAPVETPTKSSGNTERGSTKKMKGFDGLAMSIGNGTAENDEGAAEPRLSQSAETEGSTDGSDGNTTGTDQSRRKRSREGTPTIAVGDGKTEAKSNAVAVAEVTTTISPKPIGTVLSPGMTTALELRNPSSMNAKSSPTNVPCGVMPPEVWMQNERELKRERRKQSNRESARRSRLRKQAETEELARKVESLTAENATLRSEINQLTEKSEKLRLENATLVEGLKNAQLGHTQENITNKNEDKEGEMYEKKSGAKLHQLLDASPRTDAVAAS comes from the exons ATGGGAAACAACGATGAAGGAAAGTCTAAGTCTGACAAGTCATCTTCACCAGTGCCAACG GATCAGGCCAATATTCACGTCTATCCCGATTGGGCTGCTATGCAG GCATACTATGGTCCTCGAGTCACTATGCCGCCATATTACAACTCAGCTGTGGCCTCTGGCCATGCTCCTCCCCCGTATATGTGGGGTCCTCCACAG CCTATGATGCCACCTTATGGGGCACCTTATGCAGCAATCTACTCACATGGGGGAGTTTATGCCCATCCTGCAGTTCCTATA ACTGCAGCCCCTGTGGAAACTCCTACTAAGTCATCAGGAAATACAGAACGAGGTTCGACAAAGAAGATGAAAGGGTTTGATGGCCTTGCTATGTCAATAGGCAATGGTACTGCTGAGAATGATGAGGGTGCAGCTGAACCTAGACTGTCCCAGAG TGCGGAGACTGAAGGTTCTACTGATGGTAGTGATGGAAACACAACTGGG ACGGATCAAAGTAGGAGGAAAAGAAGCAGGGAGGGAACACCAACCATTG CAGTTGGAGATGGTAAAACTGAGGCAAAGTCTAATGCAGTTGCCGTGGCAGAGGTAACTACAACCATTTCCCCTAAACCAATTGGAACTGTACTTTCTCCTGGCATGACCACGGCTTTGGAGCTTAGGAACCCTTCCTCCATGAATGCTAAATCCAGTCCTACAAACGTACCTTGTGGAGTAATGCCTCCTGAAGTCTGGATGCAG AATGAACGAGAGCTGAAACGGGAAAGGAGGAAACAATCTAATAGAGAATCTGCTAGAAGGTCAAGGTTGAGGAAGCAG GCTGAGACGGAAGAGCTTGCCCGTAAAGTTGAATCCTTGACTGCAGAGAATGCAACACTTAGATCTGAAATAAATCAACTAACTGAAAAATCGGAGAAACTAAGGCTAGAAAATGCTACATTAGTG GAGGGACTCAAAAACGCTCAACTAGGACATACACAGGAAAACATTACGAACAAAAACGAGGACAAAGAGGGTGAAATGTATGAGAAAAAATCCGGTGCCAAGCTGCATCAGCTCTTGGATGCGAGTCCAAGAACCGATGCTGTGGCTGCCAGCTAA
- the LOC107933527 gene encoding common plant regulatory factor 1 isoform X2 — translation MGNNDEGKSKSDKSSSPVPTDQANIHVYPDWAAMQAYYGPRVTMPPYYNSAVASGHAPPPYMWGPPQPMMPPYGAPYAAIYSHGGVYAHPAVPITAAPVETPTKSSGNTERGSTKKMKGFDGLAMSIGNGTAENDEGAAEPRLSQSAETEGSTDGSDGNTTGTDQSRRKRSREGTPTIVGDGKTEAKSNAVAVAEVTTTISPKPIGTVLSPGMTTALELRNPSSMNAKSSPTNVPCGVMPPEVWMQNERELKRERRKQSNRESARRSRLRKQAETEELARKVESLTAENATLRSEINQLTEKSEKLRLENATLVEGLKNAQLGHTQENITNKNEDKEGEMYEKKSGAKLHQLLDASPRTDAVAAS, via the exons ATGGGAAACAACGATGAAGGAAAGTCTAAGTCTGACAAGTCATCTTCACCAGTGCCAACG GATCAGGCCAATATTCACGTCTATCCCGATTGGGCTGCTATGCAG GCATACTATGGTCCTCGAGTCACTATGCCGCCATATTACAACTCAGCTGTGGCCTCTGGCCATGCTCCTCCCCCGTATATGTGGGGTCCTCCACAG CCTATGATGCCACCTTATGGGGCACCTTATGCAGCAATCTACTCACATGGGGGAGTTTATGCCCATCCTGCAGTTCCTATA ACTGCAGCCCCTGTGGAAACTCCTACTAAGTCATCAGGAAATACAGAACGAGGTTCGACAAAGAAGATGAAAGGGTTTGATGGCCTTGCTATGTCAATAGGCAATGGTACTGCTGAGAATGATGAGGGTGCAGCTGAACCTAGACTGTCCCAGAG TGCGGAGACTGAAGGTTCTACTGATGGTAGTGATGGAAACACAACTGGG ACGGATCAAAGTAGGAGGAAAAGAAGCAGGGAGGGAACACCAACCATTG TTGGAGATGGTAAAACTGAGGCAAAGTCTAATGCAGTTGCCGTGGCAGAGGTAACTACAACCATTTCCCCTAAACCAATTGGAACTGTACTTTCTCCTGGCATGACCACGGCTTTGGAGCTTAGGAACCCTTCCTCCATGAATGCTAAATCCAGTCCTACAAACGTACCTTGTGGAGTAATGCCTCCTGAAGTCTGGATGCAG AATGAACGAGAGCTGAAACGGGAAAGGAGGAAACAATCTAATAGAGAATCTGCTAGAAGGTCAAGGTTGAGGAAGCAG GCTGAGACGGAAGAGCTTGCCCGTAAAGTTGAATCCTTGACTGCAGAGAATGCAACACTTAGATCTGAAATAAATCAACTAACTGAAAAATCGGAGAAACTAAGGCTAGAAAATGCTACATTAGTG GAGGGACTCAAAAACGCTCAACTAGGACATACACAGGAAAACATTACGAACAAAAACGAGGACAAAGAGGGTGAAATGTATGAGAAAAAATCCGGTGCCAAGCTGCATCAGCTCTTGGATGCGAGTCCAAGAACCGATGCTGTGGCTGCCAGCTAA